In Calothrix sp. PCC 7507, one DNA window encodes the following:
- a CDS encoding proline--tRNA ligase, whose translation MRLSQMLFVTLRDDPADAEIPSHKLLLRAGYIRRIGSGIYAYLPLMWRVLQKVSQIVREEMNAIGAQETLLPQLQPADLWLESDRWDTYTKAEGIMFSLIDRREQQLGLGPTHEEVITVIARDLIRSYRQLPQTLYQIQTKFRDEIRPRFGLMRGREFIMKDAYSFNPDEDSLKKTYQDMYQAYSNILRRSGLAFRAVDADSGAIGGSGSTEFMVLAEAGEDEVLYTEDGKYAANVEKAVSLPADAEISPFTSYEKRDTPGTETIETVTKFLKCSPTQVVKNVLYQINYDNGITVLVLVSIRGDQEVNEVKLQNELTKLAHHYNAKTIIALSVPTAEAQQTWAAKSLPLGYIAPDIADEYISGNKQVHPQFVRLVDQTAVDLKNFVTGSNETGFHVVGANWNEQFKTPELVVDIRKSRPGDRSIHNPEQTLKSARGIEVGHIFQLGTKYSLAMGATYTNEQGEEKPLVMGCYGVGVSRLAQSAVEQSYDKDGIIWPVAIAPYHAIVTIPNIKDPQQVEIAQKLYTGLNQAGIETLLDDRDERAGVKFKDADLIGIPYRIVTGRAIANGKVEVVERATRKSQEIVIDDVITTLKQWITAAIEV comes from the coding sequence ATGCGACTGTCACAAATGTTATTCGTTACACTCCGGGACGATCCAGCTGATGCGGAGATTCCCAGTCATAAATTGTTACTCCGTGCTGGTTATATTCGTCGCATCGGTAGCGGTATTTATGCTTATCTACCCTTGATGTGGCGGGTATTACAAAAAGTTTCCCAAATTGTCCGGGAAGAAATGAACGCCATAGGCGCACAAGAAACTCTCCTACCCCAATTACAACCTGCTGATTTGTGGCTAGAATCAGACCGTTGGGATACTTACACCAAAGCTGAGGGAATTATGTTCTCTCTCATCGATCGCCGTGAGCAACAATTGGGATTAGGCCCAACTCATGAGGAAGTCATCACCGTCATTGCTCGTGATTTAATTCGTTCCTATCGCCAATTACCGCAAACACTCTACCAAATTCAAACTAAATTCCGTGACGAAATTCGTCCCCGCTTTGGTTTGATGCGGGGCAGAGAATTTATTATGAAAGATGCCTATTCTTTCAATCCTGATGAAGACAGCCTGAAAAAAACTTATCAGGATATGTATCAAGCTTATAGTAATATCCTGCGGCGTTCTGGTTTGGCTTTCCGCGCTGTAGATGCAGATTCTGGGGCGATTGGCGGTTCTGGTTCCACCGAGTTTATGGTGCTGGCGGAAGCTGGGGAAGATGAAGTTCTCTACACTGAAGATGGCAAATACGCCGCCAATGTAGAAAAAGCGGTTTCTTTACCAGCTGATGCCGAAATTTCTCCGTTTACGAGCTATGAAAAACGGGATACACCTGGAACGGAAACGATTGAAACAGTTACTAAATTCCTCAAATGTTCTCCCACCCAAGTTGTGAAGAATGTCCTTTACCAGATAAATTATGATAATGGGATAACTGTGCTGGTGTTGGTGAGCATCCGGGGCGATCAGGAAGTGAATGAAGTCAAGTTGCAAAATGAGTTGACTAAATTAGCTCACCATTACAATGCTAAAACTATTATTGCTTTGAGTGTCCCCACTGCCGAAGCCCAACAAACATGGGCAGCCAAATCTCTACCGTTAGGCTACATTGCCCCTGATATTGCTGATGAATATATTAGTGGTAATAAACAGGTGCATCCGCAATTTGTCCGGTTAGTCGATCAGACAGCCGTTGATTTAAAGAACTTCGTTACAGGCTCAAATGAAACTGGCTTCCACGTAGTTGGTGCTAACTGGAATGAGCAATTTAAAACACCAGAATTAGTTGTAGATATTCGTAAATCTAGACCAGGCGATCGCTCAATTCACAACCCAGAACAAACCCTCAAAAGTGCCCGGGGGATTGAAGTCGGGCATATCTTCCAATTAGGTACGAAATATTCTCTAGCAATGGGAGCAACGTATACTAATGAACAGGGTGAAGAAAAACCCCTAGTCATGGGTTGTTATGGCGTGGGGGTGTCCAGATTGGCACAGTCGGCTGTAGAGCAATCCTACGATAAAGATGGGATTATCTGGCCAGTAGCGATCGCCCCATATCATGCGATCGTCACAATTCCTAACATTAAAGACCCTCAACAAGTAGAAATTGCCCAAAAGCTTTACACTGGGCTTAATCAAGCCGGAATTGAAACCCTACTTGATGACCGGGATGAACGAGCAGGTGTGAAATTCAAAGATGCTGATTTGATTGGTATTCCTTATAGAATTGTCACTGGGCGAGCGATCGCTAATGGCAAAGTCGAAGTTGTCGAAAGAGCCACCCGTAAATCGCAAGAAATTGTCATTGATGATGTTATAACGACACTCAAACAGTGGATTACGGCAGCAATTGAAGTCTGA
- a CDS encoding GerMN domain-containing protein, producing MKDQQGSNRNSSGVIASVAAAVVAVSGGVAWLTWQSSNPPTPSNPTNTVKQPGDPKTALPGNEKTANVYWLKPTEKSFNLVPQPVKIAATQPNQVLETAFQSLLAGPTEGTDSTTIPKGTKLLGLKAENDQVRVNLSQDFTSGGGSSSMMGRIGQVVFTATTLNPNAKVYVDVEGKPLTVLGGEGVELEQPLTRSSFKNNYPL from the coding sequence ATGAAAGACCAACAAGGATCTAACCGTAATTCATCAGGTGTTATAGCAAGTGTCGCAGCTGCGGTGGTTGCAGTCAGTGGTGGCGTGGCGTGGCTAACTTGGCAATCCAGCAACCCACCAACACCCTCAAACCCCACTAACACTGTCAAACAACCTGGTGATCCCAAGACAGCGCTACCAGGTAATGAAAAAACAGCTAATGTTTATTGGCTCAAACCAACAGAAAAAAGTTTTAACTTAGTTCCCCAACCCGTTAAAATAGCAGCTACCCAGCCCAATCAAGTTTTAGAAACGGCTTTTCAAAGTTTATTAGCAGGCCCAACAGAAGGTACAGATTCTACCACTATCCCCAAGGGAACTAAGCTGCTGGGGCTGAAAGCGGAAAACGATCAAGTCCGCGTTAATTTATCTCAAGATTTTACGAGTGGGGGCGGTAGTAGCTCCATGATGGGTCGCATAGGGCAAGTTGTCTTCACTGCTACAACTTTAAATCCCAATGCTAAAGTCTACGTTGATGTCGAGGGCAAACCCTTGACCGTTTTAGGCGGTGAAGGGGTGGAATTAGAACAGCCACTAACTCGCAGCAGCTTTAAGAATAATTATCCACTATAG
- a CDS encoding metalloregulator ArsR/SmtB family transcription factor — MKQTLPVPPEVVQQVAEYFSLLSEPMRLRLLHLLRDEEKCVQELVEATQTSQANVSKHLKVMWQAGILSRRSEGTCAYYRVEDEMIFELCNRVCDRLATRLEQQARHFRVLNGKN, encoded by the coding sequence ATGAAACAAACGTTGCCTGTACCACCAGAAGTAGTGCAACAAGTAGCTGAATACTTCAGCCTATTAAGTGAGCCGATGCGTCTGCGGCTCTTACACTTATTACGGGATGAAGAAAAATGCGTACAAGAGTTGGTAGAGGCAACACAGACTTCGCAAGCCAATGTGTCAAAACACCTCAAGGTAATGTGGCAAGCAGGTATCCTTAGCCGCCGCAGTGAAGGCACCTGTGCCTATTACCGAGTGGAAGATGAAATGATTTTTGAATTGTGTAATCGGGTTTGCGATCGCCTCGCTACTAGGTTAGAACAGCAAGCCCGTCATTTTCGTGTGTTAAATGGTAAAAATTAA
- a CDS encoding phospholipid/glycerol acyltransferase, translating into MSDVTYQAQPPLEFIPPAFNPLFLRFVHLFLPSYINWQTAIAQIEADNVEILAEQYRQFQEGKIRFMLAFRHPKTEDPLCLGYLFSQLVPKVAREKGIGLQSPVHAHAIYDRGIPLWAGNHVGWIASHLGGTPIQRGKADWNGLRSARDLFANGKFPMAAAPEGATNGLSELISPLEPGIAQLGFWCAEDLQKAGRSEQVLIVPVGIKYSYVDAPWSAIAQLLTELEAASGLPVNAAGDSNPSLESLYPRLLGLAEHLLSIMEKFYTRFYHQKLTDHQNTSGDISDRNAALAARLQAVLNVALQISEQYFDLPPKGQLNDRCRRVEQAAWNYIFREDFKDLTALSSIEKALGDRIAEEANSRMWHMRLVESFVAVSGNYIKAKPTVERFAETTLLLRDMVNKIQGGNPLQRPQLGKQKVKLTVGAPISVSERYSAYKGNRLAAKQSVIDLTNDLQQALEGLI; encoded by the coding sequence TTGTCAGATGTAACTTATCAAGCACAGCCACCATTAGAATTTATCCCGCCTGCGTTCAATCCTTTGTTTTTACGATTTGTCCATCTGTTCCTACCGAGTTATATTAACTGGCAAACAGCGATCGCTCAAATTGAAGCAGACAACGTCGAAATTTTAGCAGAGCAATATCGCCAGTTTCAGGAGGGGAAAATCCGGTTTATGCTGGCATTTCGCCATCCCAAAACGGAAGATCCACTTTGTTTAGGCTACTTATTTTCACAACTCGTGCCTAAGGTAGCACGAGAAAAGGGCATAGGGCTACAATCTCCAGTTCATGCTCATGCTATCTACGATCGCGGTATTCCTCTATGGGCTGGAAACCATGTTGGTTGGATCGCTTCTCATTTAGGTGGGACTCCCATTCAGCGGGGTAAAGCTGATTGGAATGGTTTGCGTTCGGCGCGAGATTTGTTTGCTAATGGCAAATTCCCTATGGCTGCAGCGCCAGAAGGTGCTACTAATGGGTTGTCGGAGCTGATTAGCCCCTTAGAACCGGGAATCGCCCAATTAGGCTTTTGGTGCGCCGAAGATTTGCAAAAAGCTGGACGCTCTGAACAGGTTTTAATTGTACCAGTTGGGATTAAATATAGTTATGTGGATGCTCCTTGGAGTGCGATCGCCCAGCTGTTAACTGAATTAGAAGCGGCTAGCGGTTTACCCGTGAATGCAGCCGGTGATAGTAATCCCTCACTAGAGTCGCTTTATCCCCGCTTATTGGGTTTGGCAGAACATTTACTGTCAATCATGGAAAAATTTTATACGCGGTTCTATCATCAAAAGCTGACAGATCACCAGAACACATCAGGAGATATTAGCGATCGCAATGCAGCTTTAGCAGCTCGTTTACAAGCTGTATTAAATGTCGCACTCCAAATATCAGAACAGTATTTTGACTTACCGCCCAAAGGTCAATTAAATGACCGTTGTCGGCGAGTAGAGCAAGCTGCTTGGAATTATATCTTTAGAGAAGACTTTAAGGATCTCACAGCATTATCTTCTATCGAAAAAGCTTTAGGCGATCGCATTGCTGAAGAAGCCAATTCTCGCATGTGGCATATGCGTTTAGTAGAAAGTTTCGTCGCCGTTTCTGGTAACTACATTAAAGCCAAACCAACAGTAGAAAGGTTTGCCGAAACAACCTTACTTTTACGAGATATGGTAAATAAAATTCAGGGCGGTAATCCCTTACAACGTCCACAATTAGGTAAACAAAAAGTAAAACTGACTGTGGGTGCGCCGATATCTGTTTCTGAACGTTATTCAGCTTATAAAGGTAATCGCTTGGCGGCGAAGCAATCTGTGATTGATTTGACGAATGATTTACAGCAGGCGCTGGAGGGTTTGATTTGA